In Vicia villosa cultivar HV-30 ecotype Madison, WI unplaced genomic scaffold, Vvil1.0 ctg.001134F_1_1, whole genome shotgun sequence, the following proteins share a genomic window:
- the LOC131633522 gene encoding vacuolar protein sorting-associated protein 22 homolog 1, translated as MRRRPGIGGLQTAAAARDQYRLLGENVAKIRTDMMKEQLSTFRSQLEDFARKHKNDIRKNPAFRSQFHEMCAKVGVDPLASNKGFWAELLGIGDFYYELGVQIVDICLATRPLNGGLINLQELCNLLRQRRKSDRGVVSEDDCLRAISKLKVLGSGFEVISVGKKKLVRSVPTELNKDHNEILELAQGQGFVTVDQVEKRLSWTSGRAIDALDTLLDDGLAMIDDGHKDGKRRYWFPCVSPISSLTGTDTL; from the exons ATGAGAAGGAGACCTGGAATTGGAGGGTTACAAACAGCTGCTGCTGCAAGGGATCAATATCGGTTGCTTGGTGAGAATGTAGCAAAGATCAGAACTGATATGATGAAGGAACAGCTTTCCACCTTTCGTTCTCAGCTTGAAGATTTTGCTCGCAAGCATAAG aatgacaTCCGCAAGAACCCTGCATTCAGGTCACAGTTTCATGAGATGTGTGCTAAGGTTGGAGTAGATCCCTTGGCCTCAAATAAGGGATTTTGGGCCGAGCTGTTGGGAATTGGTGATTTCTATTATGAACTTG GAGTTCAAATAGTGGACATTTGCTTGGCTACTAGACCCCTCAATGGTGGATTAATCAACCTGCAGGAACTGTGTAATCTCCTTCGTCAGAGACGAAAAAGTGACAGAGGAGTGGTTTCTGAGGATGATTGCCTGCGCGCTATCAGTAAACTGAAG GTTCTAGGTAGCGGGTTTGAAGTTATTTCGGTTGGAAAGAAAAAACTTGTTCGTTCGGTTCCAACTGAGCTGAACAAAGACCATAACGAAATTCTAGAACTTGCCCAG GGTCAAGGGTTTGTGACTGTCGATCAAGTAGAAAAGCGGCTATCTTGGACTTCGGGTCGTGCCATTGATGCACTTGATACATTACTTGAT GACGGGCTTGCAATGATTGATGATGGCCACAAAGATGGAAAACGGCGATACTGGTTTCCGTGTGTATCACCAATTTCATCTTTGACAGGAACTGATACCTTGTAA
- the LOC131633509 gene encoding fatty acid desaturase 4, chloroplastic-like, producing the protein MPIPNSTKSALYHLFILPTTTNIITTNFIYLAFSHTSLCFLFNFSMSSFTQHNYLPSFHHQACTKSKLIHRIRVYCSTNTTTTTATPNSKPNVDQLIVEPRFAPLPIKAVTVANHPTESETSLQSTWSHRAWVAVGCTTLLISLGESIKGSMDMNMWVEPIVAGWIGYILADLGSGVYHWAIDNYGDGSTPFVGAQIEAFQGHHKWPWTITKRQFANNLHALARVVTFVVLPIDLVFHDPIVQSFVAMCAGCIMFSQQFHAWAHGTKSRLPPLVVALQDSGVLVSRSQHGAHHRPPYNNNYCIVSGVWNELLDETKAFEAMEMILYFKLGVRPRSWSEPASEWLEDIEIASQSQAQ; encoded by the coding sequence ATGCCTATTCCCAATTCCACAAAAAGTGCACTTTATCATTTATTCATTCTTCCCACAACCACTAACATTATAACTACAAATTTTATATATCTTGCATTCTCTCATACAAGCCTTTGCTTCCTCTTCAACTTCTCAATGTCTTCCTTTACTCAACACAACTaccttccaagctttcaccaccAAGCTTGCACAAAAAGCAAACTCATACACCGGATTCGTGTCTATTGCTCCACCAATACTACTACTACTACCGCTACTCCGAATTCCAAGCCCAATGTTGATCAATTGATCGTTGAGCCTAGATTTGCACCGCTGCCAATAAAGGCAGTAACTGTCGCTAACCATCCAACGGAAAGTGAGACGAGTTTGCAATCAACATGGTCTCATCGCGCATGGGTCGCGGTCGGATGCACAACTTTGCTAATTTCTTTGGGAGAGTCTATAAAGGGTTCAATGGATATGAATATGTGGGTTGAGCCGATTGTGGCGGGTTGGATTGGTTATATCTTAGCCGATCTCGGGTCTGGAGTTTATCATTGGGCCATTGATAATTATGGAGATGGATCGACCCCGTTTGTTGGAGCTCAAATAGAAGCTTTCCAAGGCCATCACAAATGGCCTTGGACAATTACTAAGCGTCAATTTGCTAACAATTTGCACGCGCTTGCACGTGTGGTGACTTTTGTAGTGCTTCCTATAGACCTTGTTTTCCATGACCCTATAGTTCAAAGCTTTGTTGCCATGTGTGCGGGTTGCATTATGTTTAGCCAACAATTTCATGCATGGGCTCATGGGACAAAGAGCCGGCTTCCGCCTCTCGTGGTGGCTTTGCAGGATAGTGGAGTGCTCGTGTCGCGATCGCAGCACGGGGCGCATCACCGGCCGCCGTATAACAATAATTACTGCATAGTAAGTGGAGTTTGGAACGAGTTGCTGGATGAAACTAAGGCTTTTGAAGCTATGGAAATGATATTGTATTTTAAACTTGGAGTTAGGCCAAGATCATGGAGTGAGCCTGCTTCTGAGTGGTTGGAGGATATTGAAATTGCTTCTCAAAGCCAAGCACAATGA
- the LOC131633524 gene encoding purple acid phosphatase 18-like, with protein sequence MIHRSLKYTLVFQFHHFVCLTMKLKLILTILLILSVTTIADDVYIRPQPRKTLHLPWDPKPSSYPQQVHISLAGDKHMRITWITDDKSAPSVVEYGTLPGKYNSVAEGETTSYSYIFYSSGKIHHTVIGPLEPSSVYFYRCGGQGPEFQLKTPPAQFPISFAVAGDLGQTGWTKSTLDHIGQCKYDVNLIPGDLSYADYIQRRWDTFGRLVQPLASARPWMVTQGNHEVEHLPLLKEGFISYNSRWKMPFEESGSSSNLYYSFEVAGAHIIMLGSYDDYDVHSEQYRWLKTDLSKVDRKRTPWLLVIFHVPWYNSNTAHQGEGSDMMKAMEPLLYAAKVDLAFAGHVHAYERSKRVYNGKLDPCGAVHITIGDGGNKEGLAHKYIDPPPKWSEFREASFGHGELKIVNSTHAFWSWHRNDDDEPVKSDDIWITSLVSSGCVGQK encoded by the exons ATGATTCATAGATCCCTGAAGTACACTCTTGTCTTTCAGTTTCACCATTTTGTTTGCCTAACAATGAAACTCAAACTGATTCTAACCATTTTATTGATCCTGTCAGTAACCACCATTGCTGATGATGTTTACATTCGACCTCAGCCTCGAAAAACCTTGCATCTTCCATGGGATCCAAAACCCTCTTCTTATCCTCAGCAG GTACACATTTCTTTGGCAGGAGACAAGCACATGAGAATTACCTGGATCACTGATGACAAATCGGCACCTTCAGTTGTAGAATACGGAACATTGCCGGGGAAATACAATTCTGTAGCTGAAGGAGAGACAACCTCTTACAGTTACATTTTCTATAGCTCAGGAAAGATACACCATACAGTAATAGGCCCTTTGGAGCCAAGTTCTGTTTACTTTTACCGATGCGGTGGACAAGGTCCTGAGTTCCAGCTCAAAACACCTCCAGCTCAATTTCCGATTTCTTTTGCTGTGGCAGGAGATCTTGGCCAAACCGGTTGGACTAAATCAACGTTAGATCACATCGGCCAATGCAAATACGATGTTAACCTGATTCCTGGCGATCTTTCGTATGCCGATTATATCCAGCGTCGTTGGGACACGTTTGGTAGGCTTGTCCAGCCACTTGCTAGTGCTAGACCATGGATGGTAACACAAGGGAACCATGAAGTGGAACATCTACCGTTGTTGAAGGAGGGATTTATATCCTATAATTCTAGATGGAAAATGCCGTTTGAGGAAAGTGGATCGAGTTCAAATCTCTATTATTCTTTTGAAGTTGCTGGTGCTCATATTATCATGCTTGGTTCCTATGATGATTATGATGTGCACTCGGAACAATATAGATGGCTAAAG ACAGATTTGTCGAAGGTGGACAGGAAAAGAACACCTTGGTTGCTTGTCATATTTCATGTCCCGTGGTATAATAGTAACACGGCTCATCAAGGTGAAGGTAGTGATATGATGAAAGCCATGGAGCCGTTGCTTTATGCTGCTAAAGTTGATTTAGCTTTTGCTGGTCATGTGCATGCATACGAACGCTCG AAACGTGTATATAATGGAAAACTAGATCCCTGTGGAGCTGTTCATATAACAATCGGTGATGGAGGGAACAAAGAAGGCTTAGCTCAtaa GTATATAGATCCACCTCCAAAGTGGTCAGAATTTCGCGAAGCAAGTTTCGGTCATGGTGAGCTAAAGATTGTAAACTCGACGCATGCGTTCTGGAGTTGGCACCGTAATGACGATGATGAACCGGTTAAATCTGATGATATTTGGATTACCTCTTTAGTCAGCTCAGGTTGTGTTGGTCAGAAGTGA
- the LOC131633515 gene encoding uncharacterized protein LOC131633515: protein MNSVKKLQSESTELPDCIISHIFSKLSLKTLVKTSALSKQWYHEWGLRKDLNFDLHNMFDHYNTMLELSKTMSLLQEAQSQFATRLDNFMLKYHGDMIRSIRVNFPLGHDHIDVIDRLLHKGLLKGVNRIEFLFAYKTHDDDDDIDLEIIKPYNFSFPFLSNNNSVTYLHLQNCHIAQHIEFSELKNLTTLVLHLIPLRSDLKIISSTLLHLNIKCGDIVSSPWNIDISASNLSSFEYHSKSKYFGLSHRVNIKSHKLSKFSSIASKISKFVDFSKMKNLTTIVLDGLHECVQTKVMPHLFSKCLQLEDIIFKNCRFTCDLKIISAKLRHLTIINCCHKNLDFYKIDIDALNLSSFEYRDYRSLITVEAPKLLKVFWDEGFREKKYIYNFTTIARLHQVEDLAMHMTLPLISKLTEDLVQFQNLRRLKLFIEGVYDPNMDYFWILDIVMASQRLQKLSLTIQNAHEKKSHMIGSHRQRREYAGFFHNDLKYVQLHGCVCSTNIIELASHLLRSAKSLKQITFSSRDNFYIGDGRWTEGSNGCRWFEPNVIHEMLKDEVKEQCQLIIL from the exons ATGAACAGCGTTAAAAAACTCCAGAGTGAGTCTACTGAATTACCCGATTGTATTATATCACATATCTTTTCAAAGTTAAGTTTGAAGACTTTGGTGAAAACTAGTGCTTTGTCCAAACAATGGTATCACGAATGGGGATTACGGAAGGATCTCAATTTTGATCTCCATAACATGTTTGATCATTATAATACAATGCTTGAATTATCAAAAACCATGTCACTCCTTCAAGAGGCTCAATCTCAATTTGCCACAAGATTGGATAATTTCATGTTAAAATATCATGGTGATATGATCCGTTCAATCCGAGTAAATTTTCCATTAGGCCATGATCATATTGATGTCATTGATAGATTACTTCACAAAGGACTTCTTAAGGGTGTCAATCGTATTGAGTTTCTTTTCGCATATAAAactcatgatgatgatgatgatattgatttggaaataataaagccaTACAATTTTTCGTTTCCTTTCTTATCTAACAATAATTCTGTGACGTATTTGCATCTACAGAACTGCCACATAGCGCAACATATAGAATTTTCGGAATTGAAGAATTTGACAACTCTTGTATTGCATCTAATTCCTTTGAGATCTGACTTAAAAATAATCAGTTCAACATTGCTTCATTTGAACATTAAGTGCGGGGATATAGTTTCGAGCCCGTGGAATATAGATATTAGTGCATCAAATCTCTCTTCCTTTGAATATCATTCTAAGTCTAAATACTTTGGACTTTCGCACAGAGTGAACATTAAGTCTCACAAGTTATCCAAGTTTAGCTCTATAGCTAGTAAGATTTCTAAGTTTGTcgatttttctaaaatgaaaaatTTGACAACAATTGTGTTGGATGGACTCCATGAATGTGTTCAAACTAAAGTCATGCCTCATTTATTTTCTAAATGTCTCCAACTTGAAGACATCATCTTTAAAAATTGCAGGTTCACTTGTGATTTGAAAATTATCAGTGCAAAGTTACGTCATTTGACCATAATTAATTGTTGCCATAAGAATCTCGATTTTTATAAGATAGATATTGATGCTTTGAATCTCTCATCCTTTGAATATAGAGATTACAGGAGCCTAATCACTGTTGAGGCTCCAAAGTTATTGAAGGTTTTTTGGGATGAaggttttagagaaaaaaaatatatatataactttactACGATTGCAAGATTACATCAAGTTGAGGATTTAGCTATGCATATGACGCTTCCACTG ATATCCAAGCTAACAGAGGATTTGGTTCAATTTCAAAATCTTAGACGATTGAAATTATTTATTGAGGGAGTATATGATCCTAATATGGACTACTTTTGGATTTTAGATATTGTAATGGCTTCTCAACGTCTTCAAAAACTTTCTCTAACG atTCAAAATGCACACGAGAAAAAATCACATATGATTGGATCTCATAGGCAAAGAAGAGAATATGCAGGATTTTTTCATAATGATTTAAAGTATGTGCAGCTACATGGTTGTGTTTGTTCAACGAATATAATTGAGTTAGCTAGTCACCTATTGAGGAGTGCAAAATCGCTTAAGCAAATTACTTTTAGTTCTCGTGACAATTTCTATATAGGTGATGGAAGATGGACCGAGGGCTCTAATGGTTGTCGTTGGTTTGAACCAAATGTTATTCATGAGATGCTTAAAGATGAAGTAAAAGAACAATGTCAACTCATTATTTTGTAA